Part of the Kitasatospora sp. NBC_00374 genome is shown below.
TGCCGGGATCAGTGAAGCGCGGACATGACAGATCATCAAGAGCGGACGTCGTATCCCTGTTCGACGGCGGACCGGGAGACGGCCAACGAGAGTGCCATGATGGTCAGTTGTGGGTTGACCCCCGGGCAGCCGGGCAGCGCCGAGGCGTCCGCGACCAGGACGCCGCGCACCCCCCGCAGCCAACCGTCGGGGCCCGCGGGAGCGACGGCCGGGTCAGTGCCGAGGGCGACGGTCCCCGTCGGATGGAAGGCGGACAGATGCAGGTCGCGGGGGGTCGTACCGGCCAGGATCCGGTCCAGCTCGGCCGCCGAACGGGCCCGGGGCGCGCGGGGCAGACCGGTGAGCACCTCCTCGGCGCCGGCCGCGAACAACAGCCCGCCCATCGCGGCGACGGCCCGCAGGAGTGACCGCCCGTCGGCCGGGTCGAGCCGGTAACGCAGCAACGGCCTGCCGCTGCCGAACACCCGGCCGCCGGGACGGTCCGCGATCATCGCCCCCAGCGTGGCCAACCGGTCGGCGCCCTCCAGTTCGGCCCGCAGCTCCCGGCCGAGGCCGGGCAGCACGAAGGAGCCCATGCCCGGCGGCGGCGCGGTCGCCTCGATCAGGATCCCCCGGTCGTGCAACTCCTCGACCCCGGCGCTCTGCAGCACCGCCGGCCCGCTCGCGACCGGCTCCGCGAAGCGGCCGGCCACACTGGTCGCCGGGTGCACCGCCAGGTTGCGACCGGTCCGCGGGTGCCCGCCCAGGCCCGAACGCCGAAGCAGCGCAGGGGACTCCAGCGCCCCGGCGGCCAGCACCACCAGCGGCGCCAGCAGCTCGAACGGGCTCCCGTCGGGTCGCCGCACCGCGACCCCGGCGGCCCGCGGACCACCGGGACGGTCCGGGTCGACCAGGATCCGCAGCACCCGGGCGGAGGTGACGATCCGGGCACCGGCCGCGCAGGCGTCCGGGAGGACGGACAGCTGCACGCTCTGCTTGGCCCCGGCCGGACAGCCCACCACGCACTGGCAGGACCCCTTGCAGCCGGGGGCGTTGCGGCGCAGCGGCCCGGCCCGCCAACCGAGCCGCTCGGCGCCGGCCAGGGTGAGCAGTCCGTTGCGGCCGAGCACGTCGAGGGGCTGGGTCGCCACTCGCAGGGTGCGCTCGATCTCGTCCAGGTCCGCGCCGAACGCCGACCGGTCGGCCAGCTCCAGCCCGTGGCCGGACCGCCAGCGCTCCAGCACCCGGCCCGGTGTCCGGTAGCAGGTACCGGAGTTGACGACCGTGGTGCCGCCGACGGCCCGGCCGGTGGGCAGCAGGACGGGCGGGCTGCCCGCCATCACGGTGGCGCCGCCGTCCCGGTACAGGTCGGCGAAGCGGTCGAGCGGGGCGCGCCGGCCGAACTCGGCGGTGGTGTGGTGCCGGCCCTCCTCCAGCACCACCACCCGCAGGCCGGCCCGGGCCAGGGTCCGGGCCGCGACGGCGCCGCCCGCGCCGGAACCGATCACCACGGCGTCGGCGGTGGCCCGGTCGGGCCACTCGGCGGACGGTACGCAGTCCAGCGGCGGGTCCAGCGGCGCCTTCTGGGACGGCTCCTGGGGGGCGGCCGGGGCCGGCGGCGGCCGCCGGTCCAGCATCCGTTCGGTCCCGGCCGCCAGCAGGACCGGGACCTTGAGCACGTCCAGCAGCGGAAGCAGCGCGGGGCGGCCGGCGAGGGCCGCGAGGACGGCCTCCCGTTCGGACACGGGGAGCCGGTCGAGCCGGGCGCCGGTCCGCAGCACGGCGTACGCGTCGACGGCGGCCGCCGCGGCACGGAAGCCGGTACGGGCGGGGCCGGGCAGCGCGGCCAGCAGGCCGTCCAGACGGGCGGCCGTGGCGATGGGCCAGGCCTCGCGGCCGTCGTCGGCGAGCAGCGCCGCGACCAGGCCGCCGCGGCTGCGGGCGAGGGCGCTCATCGGGTGCCCACCTCGGCGTGCGCGGTCCCGTTCAGCGTCCACTCACCGTCCGGGCGCCAGCGGCCCCACCACCGCTCGACCGTGATCCGGGCGTCGGCCGACTCGCTGTTGCGGCACACGGCCCGGCTGCCGTCCGGGTCGGTGTAGTCCAGGGCCAGGGTGCGTTCCTCGGGTTGGCGGACGGTCACGGTGATGCGGCGCAGCGCGGTACGGCCCGTCACGCTCCACTCGGGCAGGCCGATCACGGCGCGGAACGGCCCGAGCGCCGAGCCGGCGGCCCGGCGGGGCCAGGTGCGGCCGTCCCTGAGCAGTCGCAGGAAGACCAGCGGCGGCAGGCGGTCCAGCCCGGGCCGGTGGGAGACGGCGGCGACCACTTCCAGCACGTCCCCGCCGCCGAGGTCGGCGTGCAGCCAGGCCCAGCGCCGGGCGTTGCCGTGCCCGTAGATCCGGGCTCCGGCGCCGGGTGCGCCGGCCAGCCGGAGTTCGCCGCCCGGGTGGGTGACGGTCCCGGTGTAGCGCGAGCGCGCCGCCGGGAGCATGTGCGCGGCGGGCAGGACGGGGTGGCGCCAGGCCCAGCGCGGGAAGGTGTACAGCGGCGGGCCGGCAGGCTGCTCGGCGAGGTCCCACGTGTACGGACCGGCCTTGCCGCGCAGCCGCTCCGCGGGCGGCCCCGGGTCGGCGGTGTAGCGGGCGTGCTCGGCGGGTCCGTCGGGTGGGAAGAGGGCGATCCAGCCGTGGGCGCGGGCGGGCGATCCGTCGCTGGGCGCGGTCAGTTCGTGGTGCAGCCACAGGCCGGTACCGCTCGCCGGGTCGGTCAGCGTGGTGTACCAGACCTCGGTACGGCCGGGCGTGCCGTCCCAGCGCGGCGCCTGCGCGTCCTCGCGGCGCGGGAACCGCCAGCTCGCCAGGAAGGGCGGCAGTGCGGTGGCGAGCGGGAAGCGCAGGGTGCCGCGGCCGACCTCGGCGCCGTCCTCGGAGAGGGTGAAGGGCAGCACGGTCATCGAGGCCAGCGGGCGGCGCGCGGTGACCGACTTCCAGCCGTGCAGGGTGAGTCGGCGGCCGTCGGCGGTGAGGTCGAGCCGGTAGCGGATCCGCCGCCGGGCCAACGGTGAGATCTCCAACTCGCCTGCGGCGCCCGGGTCGTCGGCGAGGCCGGCGATCCGCACCCGCCCGGTCAGTGTGGCGTCCGTGGTCCGGTGCGGCAGCAGGATGCGGTCCGCCCGCACGGCGAGGTCGAGCCGGATCGGACGGTCCCGCGCCTCGCCCGCGAGCCGCACCGTCCCGACCATCGACTCGTCGAACGCCGTGCCGCGCCGAGGCAGCGCTTTCATGGGTGTCTCCGGTTTCAGTGGTCCAGTGGCTGAGCCACTCAACCACTGTGCCGATGCACCGTCAATCCCCCACGCCCGCAGGGCTACGGACCGGTAGGGTGCCCGGCACGGCGAACGAACCGGCCCCCGCCGAGCCCGTCGACCCGCGGACCTGCGCATGCTTCGACCAGGTACGGGTGAGCAATCGGCGTCGGGTGCGCTTCCACCGGGAGCGGCAGGACACCTCCGCACCCGGACGAATCCGCGAGGGCTGACGCCGCGCGCGAGAGAGCGTGTCCCTCTGACGGGTTGAGCTGTTGATCGGATGTGTCTGTCCGATCGGTGGTCGGTGATGCGCCGCGCGGCCGGATCGAGCCGTTGATGCCGGCCGATCAGGTCCGTGGACGGCATACGGGCCCAGCTCGGCTGCGCACGTGGTCGACCGACCTGTTCCGCTCGGCCGACAGAGTTCCGCCGCGCGGGGCGGACCGCCGACCGGTTGACGGTGGGACAGCCGGGCAGGGTCCGACGGCGTACCGGACATGGGAGAGCCCCGCCTCCCGGGACGGTCGGGGGGCGGGGCTCGAAACAGCGTACGGGTTGCCGCTATCCGAGGCCGCGGGCGTCCTGCTTCAGCGCGGTGTCCACGGTCAGCGCGGTCGCCACGACAAGACTGAGCAGCGGGTCGGTGAGCGGGCGGTGGATCTGGAGCACGTAGTTGTCGGCCGTGGTGAACATCGTCTTCGCCAGGCCTTCCCAGGTCTTGGTGATCCGGGCGATCTCGGTGTCCGCCTCGTCGACGATGGAGAAGTTCCAGGCCCGCCAGTTCTCCGCCTTGACGGCGCCGATCTTCTGTCCGCCGACCTCCAGCGCGAAATTGATCTTCCCGATGGCGTTCTGCTGAACGATCTGGCCAACCTCCTGGCCGTCCGGACGCTGCACGATCACCCGCGACTTGATGAACTTCGCCGGGCGGGTCAGCAGCAGCACCGGAGTGCCCTGCGCGTCACGGATCTCCAGTTTGTGGGTCAGGTACTGGTCGATGGAGAAGAGCAGCCGTATCACCTTGCGCAGACCGCTCTGGCCGACCTGGACCACCGAGCCCAGCGTGGCGCCCTGCTGGTCGAAGACCGAGTACTCGTTGGTCAGCTCGATCAGCTTGGCCTTCTGGTTCACCACCAGGACCGGCTCGGAGAAGAGGGTGCCGCCGCCACCGGAGACCGGTCCGACGCCCGCCTGCTGCTGTACCTGGCGCTGCACCTTGACGGAGTCGCCGACCGGAGCCGCCGGCTGCCCGGGGAGACCGGGGGTGTTCGTGTTCTGGGACATGGCGGGCAGGCTAGGCTCAATCCCCCGTGGGGAGCTAGATCGTTTTGAACGGACCCTGGTTCGTTCGGGACCTCGACCGTGGCTCTGACCTGCGGGTTTTGGTGTCGCGAGCGACAGCTGGCCGGCATTCGACGGGAGGGATGTGGTCGATGTCACACCCAAGGCCCGCCTCTTTGCCGCCTGCGGGCCCGGATGGGGATGGCTGCGAGTCGGCTCGACGGTGTTCGGTCCTTGTACGCGCCGGTGTTGAAGCCGAGGTGGCACCCTCCGCGTGAACCGCACCCGAGCCGGTGGCGGACCTGGTCCACCGGTTGCGGGATGACGGTACGGATGTGACGTTCACGCGGATGGACGCGGATCCGGGACGGCCCGGCCGAGACCGTCGTCGGCGTCCGCCGCTTCCGGCCCCACAGCGCATCACTGACCACCCATCGGACAGACGCCGCGGGAGCAGGTCGGCCGCGCCGCGGAGCACGCGGTGCCCGCACCGGGCCTGACCGCTTGACCGGCCGACCCGCCGACCGACTCAGGCCCGCAGGGTGGCGCCGCCGTCCACGTACAGGTCGTGCATGGTGATGTGGCGGGCGCGGTCGGAGGCGAGGAAGACGACCGCCTCGGCGACGTCCGCCGGCTCGGCGATCCGGCCGAGCGGTATCCCGACCCGGTACGAGTCCAGGTCGCCGGCGATGACCCGGGCGGCGGAGGCCTCCTCGTCGGCGGACCAGAGCGCGCGCTGCATGGGCGTGTCGGTGGAGCCGGGCGAGACCACGTTGCAGCGCACGCCCGAACGGGCCAGTTCCAGCCCGAGGCACTTGGTGAACATGGTGGCGGCGGCCTTGGAGGCGGCGTAGGCGGCCATGCCGACCCGGGGCACGCCGGCCGCGTTGGACCCGACGGTGACCACCGCGCCCCGGCCGCGCCCGGCCATCCGCCCGGCGACGGCGCGGCTGAGGTGGAAGACGCCGGAGGTGTTGACGGCGAAGGTGGCCGCCCAGTCCTCGTCGGTGAGGTCGAGCGCGCGGGCGGTGCGCAGGATGCCCGCGACGTTGACCAGGACGGTGAGCGGGCCGAGCTCGCCCTCGACCCGCTCGACCACCGCCTCGACGGCGGCGGAGTCGGACACGTCCGCCGGGTAGGCGTGCACCGCGTCCGGGTGGTCCGCGGCGAGAGCCTCGACCCCGGCCGCGTGGAGGTCCACCGCGGCCACCTTGGCACCCCGGGCGGCCAGCGCCCGGACCACGGCCGCACCTATGCCCTGACCGGCGCCGGTGACCAGGGCGACCTCGCCGTCGAGTTCCATCGGTTGCACGGTCGATCCCTTCCGGGGCGGCAGCACCCCGCCCAGCCGGTTTTAGGCAAGGCTAACCTAATGCCCGGCTCCGGCCCGGACCGGGGTGACCTCACCGCGCGGCGTGCACCGTCACCGCGCGGCGTGCACCGTCCGCCCGCCGACCCACGTCCGCAGCACCCGGGTCGCGGCGATCTCCTCGGCCGGCCCGGCGAACGGGTCCCGGTCCAGCAGCACCAGGTCCGCGAGGTGACCCACCCGCAGGCTGCCCGCGTCGTCGTGCCCGTTCACGTGCGCCGCGCCGGCCGTGTACGCGGCGAGCGCGGCCCCCAGGTCCAGGCGCTGCTCCGGCAGGAAGACCCGGCCGTCCGTGGCCCCGGGCTCCATCCGGTTGACCGCCACGTGCAGGCCGGCGATCGGGTCCGGACTGCTCACCGGCCAGTCGCTGCCGGCGGCCAGCGTGGCACCCGCCCGCAGCAGGTCGCCGAACGGGTACTGCCAGGCGGCCCGTTCGGGGCCGAGGAAGGGGATGGTCAGCTCGTCCATCTGCGGCTCGTGCGCTGCCCACAGCGGCTGGATGTTGGCGATCGCCCCGAGCGCGGCGAACCGCGGCACGTCCTGGGGGTGGACCACCTGGAGGTGGGCCAGGTGGTGCCGGGTGGCCCGGCGCCCGTTGGCCGTCCGGGCGGCCTCGACGGCGTCCAGGGCCTCGCGCACGGCGCGGTCGCCGAGAGCGTGGAAGTGCACCTGGAAGTCGAGGGCGTCCAGCGCGGTGACGTACGAGCGCAGGGCCTGCGGGTCGACGAAGCTCAGCCCGCTGTTGGCGGTGGCGCAGCCGCAGCCGTCCAGGTAGGGCGCGGTCATCGCGGCGGTGAAGTTCTCGGCGATGCCGTCCTGCATG
Proteins encoded:
- a CDS encoding phospholipid scramblase-related protein; amino-acid sequence: MGVTSTTSLPSNAGQLSLATPKPAGQSHGRGPERTRVRSKRSSSPRGIEPSLPAMSQNTNTPGLPGQPAAPVGDSVKVQRQVQQQAGVGPVSGGGGTLFSEPVLVVNQKAKLIELTNEYSVFDQQGATLGSVVQVGQSGLRKVIRLLFSIDQYLTHKLEIRDAQGTPVLLLTRPAKFIKSRVIVQRPDGQEVGQIVQQNAIGKINFALEVGGQKIGAVKAENWRAWNFSIVDEADTEIARITKTWEGLAKTMFTTADNYVLQIHRPLTDPLLSLVVATALTVDTALKQDARGLG
- a CDS encoding GMC family oxidoreductase N-terminal domain-containing protein, with protein sequence MSALARSRGGLVAALLADDGREAWPIATAARLDGLLAALPGPARTGFRAAAAAVDAYAVLRTGARLDRLPVSEREAVLAALAGRPALLPLLDVLKVPVLLAAGTERMLDRRPPPAPAAPQEPSQKAPLDPPLDCVPSAEWPDRATADAVVIGSGAGGAVAARTLARAGLRVVVLEEGRHHTTAEFGRRAPLDRFADLYRDGGATVMAGSPPVLLPTGRAVGGTTVVNSGTCYRTPGRVLERWRSGHGLELADRSAFGADLDEIERTLRVATQPLDVLGRNGLLTLAGAERLGWRAGPLRRNAPGCKGSCQCVVGCPAGAKQSVQLSVLPDACAAGARIVTSARVLRILVDPDRPGGPRAAGVAVRRPDGSPFELLAPLVVLAAGALESPALLRRSGLGGHPRTGRNLAVHPATSVAGRFAEPVASGPAVLQSAGVEELHDRGILIEATAPPPGMGSFVLPGLGRELRAELEGADRLATLGAMIADRPGGRVFGSGRPLLRYRLDPADGRSLLRAVAAMGGLLFAAGAEEVLTGLPRAPRARSAAELDRILAGTTPRDLHLSAFHPTGTVALGTDPAVAPAGPDGWLRGVRGVLVADASALPGCPGVNPQLTIMALSLAVSRSAVEQGYDVRS
- a CDS encoding 2,3-dihydro-2,3-dihydroxybenzoate dehydrogenase produces the protein MELDGEVALVTGAGQGIGAAVVRALAARGAKVAAVDLHAAGVEALAADHPDAVHAYPADVSDSAAVEAVVERVEGELGPLTVLVNVAGILRTARALDLTDEDWAATFAVNTSGVFHLSRAVAGRMAGRGRGAVVTVGSNAAGVPRVGMAAYAASKAAATMFTKCLGLELARSGVRCNVVSPGSTDTPMQRALWSADEEASAARVIAGDLDSYRVGIPLGRIAEPADVAEAVVFLASDRARHITMHDLYVDGGATLRA